From Herbiconiux flava, one genomic window encodes:
- a CDS encoding MarR family winged helix-turn-helix transcriptional regulator translates to MTAADATTAPKNYEVLAELRAYRLAEEAMRRRTRESMNMGENDLAALRFLLKAQGDGQLVTPGMLAEHLGMKSASVTVMLDRLTKSGHLSRMPHPNDRRSLAVIATPGSDDEVRQTLGAMHTRMMTVARRLDGTRAEVLHRFLLSMSDALDDAS, encoded by the coding sequence ATGACCGCGGCTGACGCCACCACGGCGCCGAAGAACTACGAGGTCCTCGCCGAGCTGCGCGCCTACCGGCTGGCCGAGGAGGCCATGCGACGCCGCACCCGCGAGTCGATGAACATGGGCGAGAACGATCTGGCCGCCCTCCGCTTCCTCCTGAAGGCGCAGGGCGACGGCCAGCTCGTCACGCCCGGCATGCTGGCCGAGCACCTCGGCATGAAGTCGGCCTCGGTCACCGTCATGCTCGACCGCCTCACGAAGTCGGGACATCTCTCCCGCATGCCCCACCCCAACGACCGCCGCAGCCTCGCCGTCATCGCCACGCCGGGCTCCGACGACGAGGTGCGCCAGACCCTCGGCGCGATGCACACCCGCATGATGACGGTCGCCCGCCGGCTCGACGGCACCCGGGCCGAGGTGCTGCACCGCTTCCTGCTCAGCATGAGCGACGCGCTCGACGACGCGTCCTAG
- a CDS encoding MarR family winged helix-turn-helix transcriptional regulator: protein MTTNRPDSAPHYWYGDDAERDRSIAVLEAMRTFRASESAMRRRSQESMNMGENDLIAMRYLLRATEQGKTVGPKELAQYLGITSASITVLLDRLEKNGHIHREPSPFDRRALIIVPTVPKDAIEAATLGDVRPELIDVVERLSPEEVRIIVEFLTEMREAVDQVDNHQPERDDRG from the coding sequence ATGACCACGAATCGACCCGATTCGGCGCCACACTACTGGTACGGAGACGACGCCGAACGCGACAGGAGCATCGCCGTCCTTGAGGCGATGCGCACCTTCCGCGCGTCCGAATCCGCCATGCGGAGGCGATCGCAGGAGTCCATGAACATGGGCGAGAACGACCTGATCGCCATGCGTTACCTGCTCCGCGCGACCGAACAGGGCAAGACGGTGGGCCCGAAGGAGCTGGCGCAGTACCTCGGCATCACCAGCGCCTCGATCACCGTCCTGCTCGACCGCCTCGAGAAGAACGGGCACATCCACCGCGAGCCCAGCCCGTTCGATCGCCGCGCGCTGATCATCGTGCCGACGGTGCCGAAAGACGCGATCGAAGCCGCGACGCTCGGCGACGTTCGCCCCGAACTGATCGACGTGGTCGAGCGACTCAGTCCCGAGGAGGTGCGCATCATCGTCGAGTTCCTCACCGAGATGCGCGAGGCGGTCGACCAGGTCGACAACCACCAGCCCGAGCGCGATGACCGCGGCTGA
- a CDS encoding sensor histidine kinase has product MARAAESTEAERRSRLDRGVFQSQLLLSAALLLLVCASYVLQPSSVLDIRFFGGVAVVFALTGAAALIPWSRIHRNWAALVPLADIIAIIAVREGNTLLGASLLLVFPVIWLSSHYGFAGAAVSVGLSTGLLWASSAVRGEAIGVGSIPSLLLVPTTLVFIATTTLATSARTAAQRGLLRQQAGLLEVALGRARRQQQTLDEVLNAVTFGVIAFDRAGRETLLNRAHRSVQTEFGLPETTVEHPVLYRPDRVTPYAEEEKPFRRATAGERYDDLVVWLGEPGEHRVALSISSRPLTSPDGRLDGGVMVSRDVTSEINAIQARDDLVASVSHELRTPLTSILGYLELALDDERLDPSTRSMLEVASANSDRLLALVADLLTAASEKEQQIVMSFSQCDLSEIVAQAIDAHVLTAGERGIVIENAVEGPVLLEADGFRLRQVVDNLLTNAIKYNVENGRVTVSVAPGESTVDLSVSDTGIGLSELEQQKLFDRYFRAEGVRQSTIHGSGLGLTISRDIVRRHGGELSVSSTSGVGTTFTATIPRAR; this is encoded by the coding sequence ATGGCCAGGGCAGCGGAGAGCACCGAGGCGGAGCGGCGCTCGCGGCTGGACCGCGGCGTCTTCCAGTCTCAACTGCTGCTGTCGGCCGCCCTGCTGCTGCTCGTCTGCGCGAGCTACGTGCTGCAGCCGAGCTCGGTGCTGGACATCCGCTTCTTCGGCGGCGTCGCCGTGGTGTTCGCACTGACCGGGGCGGCGGCGCTCATCCCCTGGTCGCGCATCCACCGCAACTGGGCGGCCCTCGTGCCCCTGGCCGACATCATCGCGATCATCGCCGTACGCGAGGGCAACACCCTGCTGGGCGCCAGCCTGCTGCTGGTGTTCCCGGTGATCTGGCTCTCGAGCCACTACGGCTTCGCCGGCGCCGCGGTGAGCGTCGGCCTCTCGACCGGGCTGCTCTGGGCCTCGTCGGCCGTGCGCGGAGAGGCCATCGGTGTCGGGTCCATCCCCTCGCTGCTGCTCGTGCCCACGACCCTCGTCTTCATCGCCACCACCACGCTCGCCACCTCGGCCCGAACGGCGGCGCAGCGGGGCCTCCTGCGCCAGCAGGCCGGGCTCCTCGAGGTGGCGCTCGGCCGGGCCCGCCGGCAGCAGCAGACCCTCGACGAGGTGCTGAACGCCGTGACGTTCGGCGTGATCGCGTTCGACCGCGCGGGTCGGGAGACCCTGCTGAACCGCGCCCACCGTTCGGTGCAGACGGAATTCGGACTGCCCGAGACGACGGTCGAGCATCCGGTGCTCTATCGACCCGACCGGGTCACCCCATACGCCGAGGAGGAGAAGCCGTTCCGGCGCGCGACCGCCGGCGAGCGCTACGACGACCTCGTGGTCTGGCTCGGGGAGCCGGGCGAGCACCGTGTCGCCCTGTCGATCAGCTCGCGGCCCCTGACCTCGCCCGACGGCCGCCTCGACGGCGGCGTGATGGTATCGCGCGACGTCACCAGCGAGATCAACGCCATCCAGGCACGCGACGACCTGGTCGCCTCGGTGTCCCACGAGCTGCGCACACCGCTGACCTCCATTCTCGGCTACCTCGAGCTGGCGCTCGACGACGAGCGGCTCGACCCGAGCACCCGCTCGATGCTCGAGGTCGCATCGGCCAACTCCGACCGTCTGCTCGCCCTGGTGGCCGACCTGCTCACCGCGGCGAGCGAGAAGGAGCAGCAGATCGTCATGTCGTTCAGCCAGTGCGACCTCTCGGAGATCGTGGCGCAGGCGATCGACGCCCATGTGCTGACCGCGGGCGAGCGGGGCATCGTGATCGAGAACGCGGTCGAGGGCCCGGTGCTGCTCGAGGCCGACGGCTTCCGCCTTCGGCAGGTCGTCGACAACCTGCTGACCAACGCCATCAAGTACAACGTCGAGAACGGCCGGGTCACCGTGTCGGTGGCTCCGGGCGAGAGCACGGTCGACCTCTCGGTCAGCGACACCGGGATCGGGCTGAGCGAGCTCGAGCAGCAGAAGCTGTTCGACCGCTACTTCCGGGCGGAGGGCGTGCGGCAGTCGACCATCCACGGCTCGGGCCTCGGGCTCACGATCAGCCGCGACATCGTGCGGAGGCACGGCGGGGAGCTGTCGGTCTCCTCCACCAGCGGGGTCGGGACGACCTTCACCGCTACGATCCCGCGCGCGCGTTAG
- a CDS encoding response regulator transcription factor yields MSDRVHTVGIVDDHELILDSLTGWLGAHAPELEVVAHTTSWVDMARHPAFPPDIVLMDLQLKEPVSVEARIRICRSVGSTVVVLSALDNPENVRRVLAAGAEAFVSKSQSADELLTAVRRVLGVRPDPGAVAWDEVGRPARTPASSIRFSEHEEETLRLYASGHSPVEVAMILGTNIQIVKTALERVREQYASEGRQAERKQDLMLRAAEDGYLA; encoded by the coding sequence ATGAGCGACAGGGTGCACACGGTCGGCATCGTCGACGACCACGAGTTGATCCTCGACAGCCTGACGGGCTGGCTCGGCGCGCACGCGCCCGAGCTCGAGGTGGTGGCCCACACCACGTCGTGGGTCGACATGGCGAGGCACCCCGCCTTCCCGCCCGACATCGTGCTGATGGACCTGCAGCTGAAGGAGCCCGTCTCGGTCGAGGCGCGCATCCGCATCTGCCGCTCGGTCGGGTCGACCGTGGTCGTGCTCAGCGCCCTCGACAACCCCGAGAACGTGCGCCGCGTGCTCGCCGCCGGAGCCGAGGCGTTCGTGTCGAAGTCCCAGTCGGCCGACGAGCTGCTCACGGCGGTGCGCCGCGTGCTCGGCGTGCGGCCCGACCCCGGCGCGGTGGCGTGGGACGAGGTGGGGCGGCCGGCGCGCACCCCGGCATCGAGCATCCGCTTCAGTGAGCACGAGGAGGAGACGCTGCGCCTGTACGCCTCGGGCCACAGCCCGGTGGAGGTCGCGATGATCCTCGGCACGAACATCCAGATCGTGAAGACCGCCCTCGAGCGGGTGCGCGAGCAGTACGCCTCGGAGGGGCGGCAGGCCGAGCGCAAGCAGGACCTGATGCTGCGCGCGGCCGAAGACGGCTACCTCGCGTGA
- a CDS encoding TetR/AcrR family transcriptional regulator produces MTEALDGAPRAAEPDPQRPRSRIPAAEVRRRVLDVAMERVEGIGLTIGFEHIVMDDLIREAGVPRSSTYRLWDSKEAFVTELLIEIARETSNKLTDDETLELSERILLDHVDRLADARERQQVLYEVIRVALEHNYRAVIDSVAWQSYVGLSATLLSHLDWPARVEIERALLSGSAEFVERMAEFHRQFSAVLGYRLRPEWDGDYRPYATVISAVVEGLGLRHLGNPAIVDARYRGPATITSDDAEWALPAIALLAVFERFLEPDPDYDAAAVIASLKQRAGQEPEA; encoded by the coding sequence GTGACGGAAGCACTCGACGGCGCGCCGAGAGCGGCGGAGCCCGACCCGCAGCGGCCGCGGTCCCGCATCCCGGCCGCCGAGGTGCGGCGCCGGGTGCTCGACGTGGCCATGGAGCGGGTCGAGGGAATCGGCCTCACGATCGGCTTCGAGCACATCGTGATGGACGATCTGATCCGCGAGGCCGGAGTGCCGCGGAGCTCGACCTACCGGCTCTGGGACTCCAAGGAGGCCTTCGTCACCGAGCTCCTGATCGAGATCGCCCGGGAGACCTCGAACAAGCTCACCGACGACGAGACCCTCGAGCTCAGCGAGCGCATCCTGCTCGACCACGTCGATCGGCTGGCGGATGCGCGGGAGCGCCAGCAGGTGCTGTACGAAGTCATCCGGGTGGCCCTCGAGCACAACTACCGCGCGGTCATCGATTCGGTCGCCTGGCAGTCCTACGTCGGACTCTCGGCGACGCTGCTCAGCCACCTCGACTGGCCCGCCCGGGTCGAGATCGAGCGAGCGCTGCTCTCGGGCAGTGCCGAGTTCGTGGAGCGCATGGCGGAGTTCCACCGGCAGTTCTCGGCCGTGCTCGGCTACCGCCTCCGGCCGGAGTGGGACGGCGACTACCGGCCCTACGCCACCGTCATCTCCGCCGTCGTCGAGGGCCTCGGGCTCCGCCACCTGGGCAACCCGGCCATCGTCGACGCCCGCTACCGGGGGCCGGCGACGATCACCTCCGACGACGCCGAGTGGGCGCTGCCGGCCATCGCGCTGCTCGCCGTCTTCGAGCGCTTCCTCGAACCCGACCCCGACTACGACGCCGCCGCGGTGATCGCGTCGCTGAAGCAGCGGGCGGGCCAGGAACCCGAGGCCTAG
- a CDS encoding GGDEF domain-containing protein: MQLDGSTLLLTATFVILLCGVSFIVNTAMRRNDASGRLWSLSFLGGMLTALSFSAWNVAPELWWVLAIGNSAYVVSIGALWSGARVFNGRSSLVWIALAGGGVIALLTAVEGPAGGAWTGSSGLFAGIAVFAGLGGAETMRSRMRRNLNARILSFCLWIVCAYYVLRTSIFVTLGPTSEVFQTYFGTQTTTVITILLVLLSTISLSILQAERSGARALGDMTVGVHSVVGVLSAASFMQQWADWIERSSFHGERLAMVAMDVDNLPQMNMAFGRDFGDRAIRSVAQIIRHHAPTCALLGHTGAGRFVIVAVVATANDAEELAIRLQTALVDEPIDTEQSLRATASFGVVDTETFGYGLPVLRSALDAAASEARDEGGNRIVVGRRSPVG, from the coding sequence ATGCAGCTCGACGGCAGCACGCTCCTGCTCACGGCGACGTTCGTGATCCTGCTCTGCGGGGTGTCCTTCATCGTCAACACCGCCATGCGGCGGAACGACGCCTCCGGCCGGCTGTGGAGCCTGTCCTTCCTCGGCGGCATGCTCACCGCCCTGTCGTTCTCGGCCTGGAACGTCGCCCCCGAGCTCTGGTGGGTGCTCGCGATCGGCAACTCCGCCTACGTCGTCTCGATCGGGGCGCTCTGGTCGGGAGCCCGCGTGTTCAACGGCCGCAGCAGCCTGGTCTGGATCGCGCTGGCGGGCGGCGGCGTCATCGCCCTGCTCACCGCCGTCGAGGGTCCGGCCGGCGGGGCGTGGACCGGCTCCTCCGGGCTGTTCGCCGGCATCGCCGTGTTCGCGGGGCTCGGCGGCGCCGAGACCATGCGCTCGCGCATGCGGCGCAACCTCAACGCGCGCATCCTGAGCTTCTGCCTCTGGATCGTCTGCGCCTACTACGTTCTGCGCACCTCGATCTTCGTCACCCTCGGCCCGACGAGCGAGGTCTTCCAGACCTACTTCGGCACCCAGACCACGACGGTCATCACCATCCTCCTGGTGCTGCTCAGCACCATCTCGCTGTCGATCCTGCAGGCCGAGCGCTCGGGCGCCCGGGCCCTCGGCGACATGACGGTCGGCGTGCATTCCGTGGTCGGTGTGCTCTCGGCCGCCTCGTTCATGCAGCAGTGGGCGGACTGGATCGAGCGCAGCTCGTTCCACGGCGAGCGCCTCGCGATGGTGGCGATGGACGTCGACAACCTGCCGCAGATGAACATGGCCTTCGGCCGCGACTTCGGCGACCGCGCCATCCGATCGGTCGCGCAGATCATCCGGCACCACGCCCCCACCTGCGCGCTCCTCGGCCACACGGGTGCCGGTCGCTTCGTGATCGTGGCCGTCGTGGCCACGGCGAACGACGCGGAGGAGCTCGCCATCCGGCTGCAGACGGCGCTGGTCGACGAGCCGATCGACACCGAGCAGTCGCTGCGGGCCACGGCCAGCTTCGGCGTCGTCGACACCGAGACCTTCGGCTACGGCCTGCCGGTGCTGCGCTCGGCGCTCGACGCGGCGGCGTCGGAGGCCCGGGACGAGGGTGGCAACCGGATCGTCGTGGGTCGCCGCAGCCCGGTGGGCTGA
- a CDS encoding sensor histidine kinase has protein sequence MTLQIAADVDGRSTSRALATAGTWLAAVFLAATALIAALFIPVTGRADIVLGIAGLAVTGVAVVGALRTVSHVRAVLYTVVAGLALGLYAFVVTGVSVAGATAATAPSSDYVLLSMPEFAILVAGISARSLGRSLVLGTLALLVGPGLVQLAAWQQGMRLALDVPVLASYLALSLFTIALWVGRREAARGTAQMLDSALAEERDLANARFAARAVDWVGDTVLADLRALATLAPGRLDDRTLQALDRDLANLADTSLVLSGPEIGASASRSLASVPLLVSVVRAAEQQGLRIRVTGDTEVINSVRPSDARNLERAITECLDNVRRHSGRNDAEIAVYSSPPEVSVMVSDAGVGFDVDAAGDETVGLRVTVIDSIVETGGSVQIWSRPGTGTAVFMTVPGAPA, from the coding sequence ATGACGCTGCAGATCGCGGCCGACGTCGACGGTCGGAGCACCAGCCGCGCGCTCGCCACCGCGGGTACCTGGCTCGCAGCGGTGTTCCTCGCGGCCACCGCCCTCATCGCGGCGCTGTTCATCCCGGTCACGGGCCGCGCCGACATCGTCCTCGGCATCGCGGGGCTCGCGGTCACCGGCGTCGCCGTCGTGGGGGCGCTCCGCACCGTGTCGCACGTCCGGGCCGTGCTGTACACGGTCGTGGCGGGCCTCGCGCTCGGCCTCTACGCCTTCGTGGTGACCGGGGTGAGCGTGGCGGGCGCCACCGCCGCCACGGCCCCCTCGAGCGACTACGTGCTGCTGTCGATGCCCGAGTTCGCCATCCTCGTGGCGGGCATCTCGGCCCGGTCGCTCGGCCGCTCGCTGGTGCTCGGCACCCTCGCCCTCCTGGTCGGCCCGGGCCTCGTGCAGCTCGCGGCCTGGCAGCAGGGCATGCGGCTCGCCCTCGATGTCCCGGTGCTGGCGTCGTACCTCGCCCTGTCGCTGTTCACGATCGCGCTCTGGGTCGGCCGTCGCGAGGCCGCCCGCGGCACGGCGCAGATGCTCGACTCGGCGCTCGCCGAAGAGCGCGACCTCGCGAACGCGCGCTTCGCGGCGCGCGCGGTGGACTGGGTGGGCGACACCGTGCTGGCCGACCTGCGCGCGCTCGCCACTCTGGCGCCCGGCCGGCTCGACGACCGCACCCTCCAGGCGCTCGACCGCGACCTGGCGAATCTCGCCGACACGAGCCTCGTGCTGTCGGGCCCGGAGATCGGGGCGTCGGCCTCGCGCTCGCTCGCCTCCGTGCCGCTCCTGGTGTCGGTGGTGCGGGCGGCCGAGCAGCAGGGGCTGCGCATCCGCGTCACCGGCGACACCGAGGTGATCAACAGCGTACGGCCCTCCGACGCCCGCAACCTCGAGCGCGCCATCACCGAGTGCCTCGACAACGTGCGCCGGCACTCGGGCCGGAACGACGCCGAGATCGCCGTCTACTCCAGCCCGCCCGAGGTCAGCGTCATGGTGTCGGATGCGGGGGTCGGCTTCGACGTCGACGCCGCGGGCGACGAGACGGTCGGCCTCCGCGTGACCGTGATCGACAGCATCGTCGAGACCGGCGGCTCGGTGCAGATCTGGTCGCGGCCCGGCACGGGCACCGCCGTGTTCATGACGGTGCCGGGGGCACCCGCGTGA